The Marmota flaviventris isolate mMarFla1 chromosome 5, mMarFla1.hap1, whole genome shotgun sequence genome includes the window GCTTGGCTATGTGTGATAATCTCTCCCAAATATCAAATTTGCTGACTACAGGAAGGAAAAAGTTTCCAAATTCATCTTTGTATACCCCAGGATATCACAGTTGAAGCCACTTAAGGTGcttacttaataaatgtttgttgcatGCCTTAATATTGTAggtttaaaaattgttaaaaattaagCTTGCTAAAACTAGATTCAAAATAACAATAAGTAGATGTTGGATAAAAGcaggccttatgcatgtgaggtaagcactctaccaactgagccatatccccagcctgaggTGCTTGCTTTAATGTACATTTTACCTATACTTTCTAATACTCAGTATGTTCTAGACAGAGTGTCAAGATAGAGTTCCTGATTTTGCACAAAAGACAACTAAATGACAATGAGATAagtaaaacacacaaaataattaattaaaccTTGGCTAATTATACAAAATTTCTTGTTATCAAATAATTTATCAATAATTTTCTAGGCACACATTTGACCTATTCCAAACTGAAAACTGAGAAAAGGAATGACATTCTTAGATTTTTTAAGGGAGTAGATTGTTAGGGAACTTCATTACACTCACTAGCAATGACTTTGAACAAATTATTCTAcctgttttaattttagttttctcatctgaaaatagtaataataataatatctttctCATGAGGTTCTTGGAAGAATTAACATGCATTTTAAAGCCCTCCCACAGGAACTTGTACTTAAAcacatatttacttttattataataGTTTGTCCATGCTCAGAGTTGGGGCAATGGTATTAATATTGGGCATAGCCAGGCACTGTTATTGCCAagacatttttctcttctatttgctGCCTGGAAGATATTGTCCCATGTCTCAGTATCAGATATTTTGGAACTAAATACATCCCCCAAATCAAAATAGACTATAAGGCCTCTAAATCTCTGACTTtctctcaaatttttaaatgtatagtcTTTTAAACAATCTTCCTGACTCCAGTATCACTTCCTCCAGTCAATTCTTGATATTGAAAAACAGTGATACTTTTGAAATGAAGTTTATCATAACATTCTCTTGCTTAAACATAACAGTTGTTTCTCAGCATGGTCAAACTCAAACTCCTTATTGTATGACACCTGTCCTCCCAGTCTTCCCACATGACTTCCCCAAGTTTCCTCTCACCATTGTAGGTAAGCTTATTGGTTCTTGCTCTATAAAATTCCTCCTAAAAATGACCACCCTCTCAACATTGCTCTTTTATACACTTTTTACAAATTACTTGTGACTGATTTGattaatgtttctctttttcaaGTGCAGCCTAGTGAATGGTTCAAAGCAGAAGCTAAAAAAAGTGAATGGAATTAAACGTATCACTCTTAATGACTGATGTAATATAAATATGGACATCCTATAAGACAAAAAATATCCTCTCCTCAAACCCTTAGAAACCCTTCTTCAACTTGTAGTCTAATATATTCTGATACTAAGCACAGACAGTCATATCTGTGAGGAAATCCATATGATTTAAAGCCACCATAATCCTTCTCCAACTAAGGGCTTCTATTATGGAGGATGTATGCACATACCATTTTATCTGTATACTTGTTTTTTGCAATAGAAACTTTTAGTTCCAAAATATATGAATTGCAGTAATTATGAGTCACTTCTATTAAGGATAATTTAAAGTTGAGAGAAATGGTacgaggataaaaaaaaaaaaggaaactaaatttagtgACTGAAATAAGACAAAAAGCAAAATTAGCTTTATAAAGCTATTCAACCACATATGACAGGAAAAAGATCCAAGTTGCTTATAAAGGGATAATGAAAGTAAAACCCAGTCATAAAAATTAGCAAGGTACTTAATATATAAATGGGGAACCAGGAATAGCAAAATATAATTTGATGTTATATTCACAGTAAAGCAAAAAAGATctgcattttctaatttattgagtCTGGGTGAGGGTAGCAAATCTTTATGCACACTAAAACCAGATAGAAATTTACAGTACAACTTTAGAAAAGGTTGTTATTAAACACTTTATCGCATATTCCTCAATATTAACGAACAGAAGTTGGAATTATACTGACTGATGGTTCATTTTGATTTTCTGTAAAGTCAAATTACTAGAATTTTTAATGCCATTTGCTTTTATCATTATGTTGATATTTCCCCCATCACTCATTAAGAATTATACTCTTGGTGATGATATAAAGTGTGACCTTCTGAAAATAGGAattagccagacatggtggctcaTGAtggtaatcctagcaactcaggaggctgaggcaggaggatcacaaaattgAGACTAGCCTGTGCAACTCAGAAagattctttttcaaaaaaaaaaaggggggggggctgcgattgtagcttagtggtagagtacccttgggttGAATCTCTGATTaacacccccaacacacacacaaatttaagttttaaatcaATACTTCATGTACATAACAATATGCTTATATTTAGGGGTTGGATCCTTGAGTATGGATAGCTATCTGTTTTGAAAgaccttaaaaatgaaatttgtttttgtCTATGGCTGGTGACCTCAGCCAGAGATTTCCTACCGCTGGATACTCAAGTATTGTCtctatatttattatgtatatttattatgtacAGCAATCACCTGGAGATGTTGGTACAAGTATATTCTAAGTTGGAAGTCTAGACTAGAATTCTGGATTCTAGTTTAATTCTCATAGATGCTGTTTGTCCATGGACTTCGTTTTTAAATACTAAGTTTTGAatcagtggtgtgtgtgtgtgtgtgtgtgtgtgtgtgtgtgtattttagttgtagatggacatgatgcctttgtttatttctttcatgtggtgctgaggattgaactcagtgcttgacatatgctagacaagttctctaccactgagccacaatcccagcctttcAGTGGTTCACACTTTTGATGCCTTTAGAAATCATCTGAGTTAACTGTAAAGCAAACTAAAATACAAACCTCAGCATTCTGGGGGGTGAAAAGTTACTTAATTAGACTGGGGTGAAGTCTGgtggttttatttgttgtttgttttgttttttggtaccaaggacgattaaccactgagccacttccccaatccttttattttcattttcttggtaccagggattaaacccaggattgcttaaccactgagcaacatccccagcctttttttttttttttttttaatattttaaagacagggtctcactaaattgcttaggacctcactaagttactgaggctggctttgaacttgcaaaccttctacctcagcttccagagcctctgggattacaggtgtacaccaccatgcccagctgggcAAAGAGAATTTTAAGAGCTCTCAAATTGTAGCTAACATTTGAGAACATATGGCCTAAAATGTATTGCCTAGATTTATTAGATTTCATCTCAGTACTGCATAGATTTTCATAGTAAGCtgcttccaaattttaaaatttttactgatTATGATTCATTATCAATCAGATTCTCATTTTAATGATCTTAGTGGTTTCCTTTCTATAttccttatttaataaaatacctttatacattaaaactaaatatttatagaattataatgaaatattggCATTGAATTCTTTTTAGATTAGGAGGtagatatatataaatacaaacatctgattttaaaatatatggaaatgtcAGTTCCCAACAAACATTACATGAAAAGGTTCAGACCAGTTAGGAAGTTTTATCAAAAATAATCCCCAAACCTGTTATGTGATGAGAAAGGACCACAGACACAGAAAAGACAAGCAAAAGTTTACTTAGTATCACTTCTTGAGGTAGGAATCATTGATTCAAGAGTTACAAATCACTGTAAGACctttcctaattatttttctaagttgAGGTTTATAAAGATCAAGATGTAATTCCATTCCTAAAGCTCCCTCTATAACTCTTAGAAATGCATATCAATAATACTTAATAaatgctaggtgcagtggcacacctgtattcccatcTACTTGGGAAGCTCAggtaggaaaatcacaagttaaaAGTCCACTCTGGACAAAATTagtgagattttgtctcaaaataaaaattaggatgtagcttagtagtagagtatACCTGGGATTGATTCCtagcactgaaaacaaaatagcaacaacaacagcagcaaaccACTCAATAAAAAGGATATCTTAACTGCTGAAGTACTTGCAGAAATCCCCTAATTACAGTAAGGAATACTGGAGTATAACCACCACACACTAATGGTATGACTTAATCAAACTTTCTGAATATGCTTTTTAAGACCTAAAATAGTCCAGTAAGATTATGAAAACAGACTAATTCCACAAATTAAAGACAGAATTAAGTGTAACTTTGATAAgccaaaaaaagtaaataaacaattaaaaagtagTGTGGCAGTGTTTCAATGTGAACACCTGAAATCTAAATTGGAGACTACTTTCAGGTTTGCCACTAGTTTGCAACCAAGGCACTTATCttagtcttatttaaaaaaatagagtctCCAAAGAGATTAACTATTAACTCCATGATCTGAAAATGACTGATTAAGTATTCCTCTAAAGCAAGTATGATTTAGTCTAACAATGAAAAAGCACAAGAGTTTTTTCTAACATGATTAATTTAACAAATCTCTGAAGAAAAATAGCATGTTAAACTTGTCTTCAAAGTTTACTAATTGGTTATCAATTAAAAGAGGAAATGCATGTAAGTCTAAAAAAATGGGAGTATGTGCGGGAAGTGGGTAAAAAAGGAATCATTAAATGCAAAGCAAGAATACCaggcaaaattaaaatgaacaataaaaactcaggataatgagaaaatatagctttttttcaaaaggaaaactaACTCAAAGTATGCAATATGATATTTTATGATCTATGACCAAAATAAGTATTCCTATTAGatatacaaattttttttccaagtacaAGTAAAATTAtcctaattaataaatataaaacatggaatttatttcatttaagtttATTGTTTAGTTTGAATACATGTTCTGAGAACTATAAAATATCTAGTGTGATCAAATACATGAGAAATTCCAGTATGAACCCAAAAGTGCCCATCTTGCAGCTTTCTCTCAAAGGAtgctgaaaaaaatatacatattaatgaaGTGAGACAAAAGGTTGTCTCAACTATAAATTTCAATCATTAATCTTCTTCAGAACTGGAATCATCCTCTTGGTCAGAAAGTTCAGGAACAGGAAAGCGAAGAATGGCGGCTACTCCAGTCAATTGGCTGAGCTGTTCCCCAGATACATGAAGACTAGAGAATATCCTAACAGTGCCCGCATTTTCTTTTACACTGTCCACCAGCCTTACATACCGGCTACGTGTAGCTACATCCTGGTGTCTGAAGAGCTCATCGCTGATGAGCAATGTGTCAACAGCCATGGCTTCGTtagccttctccacctgcttgAGTCCATAGAAGGCTCGGTCAGGTTCATGTTGTAACATTTTATAGAAGTCATCCAAGGCTTTAACTTCCCCAGCAGCTTTAGTGTCTGAAAGGCGGCTAGCTACAGTAGGGTCACAAAGGGCCTCTTTCAGGGAGTACTTGTGTCCAGAGGAGGCATGTACCTAGAATCACAattataaaagacaaaagaatcTCTGAAAGCATCCACTAAGCAGTCCATGTTTACCTAAAGTCTAAAGAATTAACAAggatacatatgtgtatgtgtgtgtgtgtgtgtgtgtgtgtgtacttcagcaaagtttattatttaaatatgctaGATATTGAGCAGTTCTCTTTTCATTACTTCATTTACAATCCCAGCTAAGTAGAGTTTCTCCTCTTTCACTTTTCCCAGTTCTAAAACTTTAGGAGCAGTTTTTACCAATCCCTCTGCCCATTCTTAACTATCTCTGAGTAAAAACATTTTACCTGAAGGAATTTGGACCGGTTTTCTAGGAGAACTTTGTTGTCAGTCTTCACTGCTTGCTGAAACATGTAGTCGCAGAACTGTTCCCGCACAAATCCTGGGCTGGCCACCAGGACACACTTTACAACATCGAAGTTTATGTGGCGCTGGATGGCCTGAACCACCTGTTCATAGAACCTCTCCAAGGCCCGGTCATGCTGGGAGCAGTTGCCTTTCCTTTTCCTAGGGATGTTCACCTCCACCTTGGCCCGAGTGAGGGTCATGCTGGGAGTGACTAAGCAGATATGGGCGAGACCTTCCTGCATGACCACCGCTGCCACATCAGCACTCCAGGCCGGGTCACAGGCCTGTTCAATGCGCTCCAGAACCACACTATCCCACTGTTTCTTGGCCAGGGTGAACTGGCGGTTGGGCTCCAGCTCGATGGTGTGGTAAGCCCCCATCTTGACATACTCATTCTCTTGGATATTGGTCCCTTTGACCCGCAGCTGGCAAGCTTGAGAGTCAAAGTCAATGGCCTCCACGCAGAGAGTGAGCGTTGTACGGACCCGGTTGCTTCCTACGCTGCCTGTGGAGGACTCGGTCTGTACCTTACGGATGGTGGAGGCGCGAAGACTGTCGCCCACCTGCACTAGATTGTAAGTGTGCCACATGTCCTCAGGCTCCTCGGGGACCAGGGTCACCTGACCCGCATTGTCCTTCTCAATGTCCTTCCTCACCAGCTTCATGACCTTAGTTGAGGCTCAGTAACAAAACAAGAAGAACTGGGGGGGTCCCCAAAGGGAAAGGGGCAAGGGGTAGGGGGAAAGGGAGTCTAGGCCAGGAAGGGGGCGGGGTCCAGTTTCTATGGTCACTTGCCCGGAGGGAAGGAAACACTGTAGCTCTGACTCATGCAGCCGAGGGGGCACTTACTCTAGCCCTTCCGGTTTTAGTCTCCCCGCGCGGCCCGACGAACGCGCCCAGGAGACACAGCAGTGAACACGAACCTCTCGAGGCTGCAGCCGTCAGCTCCGAGCAAGTGGCTGACGCAACGAGGGCGCATGCGCAGTCCGCGTCCCGCCTCCCACCGCCCGGCGCACGTTTTACGTCCTCAACGGAGAGGCGGGGCCGCGGTTGGCCTGCGCAGGCGTACTGAGCGGTTGGTGCTCCTTGGCATTAACTTTCTTCAGAAGGGGCACGGAATCTTTGGTGGCGGTACTTTTGTTTTAACGCTGAACTTGGACATGCTAAGTTTTCCCTTTCATTCCTGTTGTGAAGAATTGAATACGTGagtgcaaatatatatttttagctggGCGCGTTTGTCACGCTCAGCGGTCCTCACTTGGCGTACATCCAGTTTCAAAACTTGGATCTGACAGTAAAAGGAGGTCTCAAAAGTTGCGGACTTGGCCCCCAAAGTTCCAAATTATGCTCGGTTTTGCTCAATCCTTGTCCGCATTCAGACGTGACACGCCTATTAGAGCCGGTATTTCCAGAAGCGATTTCTAAACGATTGCGTCTGGGTTTTGAGCAACGTGCCCAGCTGTTTTCTGCGCTTAGTTACCCGAGTCTGCACGATCTAATTAACCCAGATGTTAAAGCACTGATCCCAGAGAGAGCGAGAAGAAACTATGTGTGGAATTTACCCCTGGGTGGACTTCTCAGTGGCTTGACCTGACGTCCTGGGAATCCCAGAATCCAAAGTTGGCAGTCAGCAGTCTGAAATGTTTAGGGTGGGGGTTGGTAGCAGTAGTTTAGCACGCCAGCTTCACTGCCAAAGCTAGGCTAAAGGCAGAGGATATGGGATTTGGAGATAAACCAATCTACTGCTTATGACTGACACAGAATGAATAGCTACAGAATCGATGTTAAGAAAATCATTAAGACTGCCACTTTTAAAGTTGGAGAGTGGGAGCGGGATTGACTCTGAAGAAGACCAACAAGTAGGAAAAAATTCACCACAGTTTTCTTGAGAATTAAGATGGAGAGCAGAAAAGTGCTGCACACATTTTCTCACGATCTTTCCTGTCGTTTGTGTTATGTATTTTAAGGTGAAGCTCACTGTTGGTGAGacagagataaaaagaaagaatctggTTTTGGTACAAACGTTGATAAATTTAACTCAAGTGTCATTTATCTTCCTCAGAGACATTCAGGGGAGAAAAGGGTCCCTTACCAAGACTCTCATACAAGGTAGATCCATTATTTGTGTGGTGGTTTCTTCCCAACTGTATTTTCCCTTCACCCTATCTTTCTTCCTATCATTCTAAAGTTCCTAATGCACATTGCCTTCTTCCTCCAATCCCAAGAGAACCCAGTAATTTTTCACTAAATAAGGAACTGGTCACACCAAAGCATGAAGGTGGATTGCCTTTCCAAAGGACATTTTACCATTTAAAAGGATCTCATTAACTTAGAATTCCTAACTccttaaagtgaaagtatatatATGTGCTTATGGGAATATGTTTATGCGGGGAGGATAAATTTGAGCTGTGGGCTTTGAAATGCTCCTTGATCACCAATGGGAGTATACTTCATCTAGCACCTTACTTTGCCAAGGATTAAAAACCACAGAATCACAATGGTAGATAcagaataggttttttttttttttaagacttttttttaattttaaatattgctttgtttattttgaaagatatGACCTTAAGCAGGACTCTTAACCTGTATATATAAGGCAAACACCAGATGTTTACTAAGCAAAttgtatataaaacaataaagagaaaCTTAAGAAACTCACAGGAAGGAATTTTAGGCAGctacattaatattaaattatgtgGCATATTTTTGCAGATTTTAAAGTGAGGATTGAAATGATTGAAGAGCTGTCATTGAATATTCACCAAGTGCTTTCCTATGCTCTTTCTAATCCTTGCCTGTAAGgtaaatatttgtccttttaaatttatagaagaaaataaatcatggGGAAGTTGAGACATGTGTTCACGATCACATAACTAGTATTCAAAATCTGGCCTGCTGGACTCTCTATATAAAGGCCCATAGTGTGGGAGTCTACCTAGAAAGTTTGAAAGGCTCTAGATCTtcctctgcttttatttatttattttttttagagagagagagagagagagaattttaatatttattttttagttttcagtggacacaatatctttgttttgtatgtggtgctgaggatggaacccaggccacacgcatgccaggcgagcgcgctaccgcttgagccacatccccagccctgcttttattacttcttaaaattatacttttcttttCCACATAGTTTTCCTTTGCCTAGATTACATCATCATgataatttttaacaaat containing:
- the Pelo gene encoding protein pelota homolog, which produces MKLVRKDIEKDNAGQVTLVPEEPEDMWHTYNLVQVGDSLRASTIRKVQTESSTGSVGSNRVRTTLTLCVEAIDFDSQACQLRVKGTNIQENEYVKMGAYHTIELEPNRQFTLAKKQWDSVVLERIEQACDPAWSADVAAVVMQEGLAHICLVTPSMTLTRAKVEVNIPRKRKGNCSQHDRALERFYEQVVQAIQRHINFDVVKCVLVASPGFVREQFCDYMFQQAVKTDNKVLLENRSKFLQVHASSGHKYSLKEALCDPTVASRLSDTKAAGEVKALDDFYKMLQHEPDRAFYGLKQVEKANEAMAVDTLLISDELFRHQDVATRSRYVRLVDSVKENAGTVRIFSSLHVSGEQLSQLTGVAAILRFPVPELSDQEDDSSSEED